Below is a window of Streptomyces sp. NBC_01429 DNA.
CCGCGCGGCCGGGGGCGCCGTTGACGGCGAGTCGCGCGACGCCGTCAGCGCCGCAGGTGAGGTGCAGGGTGAGGGCCTCGGGCCCCCAGCGCACGATCTCGGTCGCTGTACCGGTCCCGGCGTCGGCCCCGGCCGGGGGCGTGGGCACGGTCATGCGGCGCGCTCCAGTTCGGCTCGCTCGATGCGGTGGGACAGCGGCAGGCCGTGCAGCAGCCGTTCCAGTTCCTCCACGGCGCACAGGCCGAGGCGGTGCAGTTCATTGCCCTGCGAGCCCGCTATGTGCGGGGTGAGGAAGGCGTTGGGCAGGTCGAAGAGCGGTGAGTCGGGGTTCAGCGGCTCGGGATCGGTCACATCGAGTACGGCGCTGATCCGCCCGGTACGCAGCTCCTCGACGAGCGCCGGGGTGTCGACCAGGCTGCCCCGGGCGGTGTTGATGAGCACCGCGTCCTCGGGCATCAGGGCGAGTTCGCTGCGGCCGATGAGCTTGTCCGTCTCCGCGGTGGCCGGGGCGTGGACGGTGACGATGTCGCTGGTGCGCATCAGCTCCTCCAGCCCCACCAGGGTGACCCCCAGCTCGGCGGCGCCCGCCGCGTCGACGTACGGGTCGGCCAGGGTCACCCGGAAGTCGAAGGGGCGCAGCAGCTCGATGACCCGGCGGCCGATCCTGGAGGCGCCGACCACCCCGATCCGGCGGCCGAAGTTGCCGATGTCCGGGATGACCTCGGCGAGGGTGAAGGCGCGGTCGGCGCGGTAGCGGTCGCGGGCGGCGAAGAGGTCCTTGCCCGCGAGCAGGATCATGCCGAGCGTGTACTCGGCGACGGGCAGCGCGTTGGCGTCGGCCGCCGAGGAGACGATCAGGCCCCGGTCCCAGCAGCCGGGGGTGATCAGGCCCTTGACCGATCCCGCGGTGTGCAGCACCGCCCGCAGCTTGGGTGCCGCCTCCAGTACGGCGGCGTCGATGGGCGGACAGCCCCAGCCGGTGATGAGGATCTCGGTCTCGCCGAGGACCCGGCGGACCCGGGGATCCCGGAAGTCCTCGGCCACCAGTGTGGGATCGATGTCGACCGAGGCTCGGAGCCTGGCCAGGACACCGGACGGTAGGAGCTTCGGCGGATTCTCCGCACTCATGGCGAACAACGCCAGGGGACGCTCGGGCAAGGGAAGTGGCCTCCGGCTCGGATATACGATAGCAACCGATCTCTACGCTAAGCACCTGGGCAGAGAGGGTCAATGGTGCCGCACAGCAGAAACGCCGTGCGGGAAGGGCCTCATGTGCCCGACGGGACACCATGGGGTCCTTGGATCCCACAGAGATCGGTTTCCATCGATGGTCGGTCGATACGGGAATGGATGGCTTCAGGGAGCGGTACGGCGAGTGGTGGGTCCGGGGCGCGCGGCGGCGCTCAGAGATTGGTCAGCTCGAACCAGTCGAAGTCCGCGACGGCCCGGGTGCCGCCGAGGTCCTGCGCGCACACACCGACGAACGCCCCGGTGAAACGGAGCCGGTCGCCGTAGTCGTCGGAGAGCTTGGTCGCGTCGAGGACGGGACCGATACGGAGCCACTCCTCGCCGTCGGGAGAGGCGCTGAAGCGCAGCTCCGCGCCGTCGAAGTCGGCCCGCAGCAGCAGCTCCGGCCAGTCCTCGACCTCCACTTCGCAGTCGGCGGGTTCCGTGTGGACTCCGTCGTCGGTGATGCTGAGGCCCAGGACCCGGCCGCGGCCCTCCGCGTGGGTGACCCGCAGGTAGTAGTGGGTGGTGGTGTCGTACCAGCAGATCAGCCCGGCCAGCTGGGAGAAGCGGTCGGGCCTGAAGTCCAGCGCGGTGGTGGCCCGGCAGCGTACGGAGGTCAGCCGCCGGGCGACCAGGCTCTGGGCGTGGCGCGAGTGCGGACTCTGCCGCCCGCGCAGCCGCAGCCGGCCGGGCCGCTCGGTCAGGCTGAGCCAGGAGGGGTCGGCCGGCACCCGCAGGGTGCTCCAGACCGGCCCGAGCGCGGACGCCTCGAAGTCGTCGCGGTCCGGTGTGCGGACCGGGGTCATGACGGGCGCCGAGCGCGGCGCGGGGACCGTCACACGCGGCTTGTTGTCGCCGTGGGCGAGCCGCGGCCAGCCGTCGGCGGTCCACTCGACGCGCTGGAGGCAGCTCTCCCGGCCGAGGACGCAGCGCGGCCCCTCTGGGGTGGCGACCGGCCGGGACGCGAGATGGACGAGGTACCACTCGCCGTCCGGGGTCTCGACGAGTTCGCCGTGACCGGCCTTCCGCAGCGGTGCGCCGGGGGCGTCGCGGGTGGTCAGCAGCGATCCGGCGGGGTCGAGTTCGTACGGCCCGGTCAGCGAGCGGGAACGGGCCATCAGGATGCCGTGGTTCCAGCCCGTGCCGCCCTCGGCGAGCATCAGGTAGTACCAGCCGTCGCGGCGGTAGAGGTTGGGGCCTTCGATCAGTTCGTCGTGGCGCAGCACGTTGGTGATCCCCCCGACGAGCGCGCGGGCCTCGGGGTCGTACTCCTGGAGCACGATGCCCGCGAAGGACGGCCGGTCGGGCCGGTGGTCCCACTGGAGGTTGACCAGCCAGGTGCGGCCGTCCTCGTCGTGGAAGAGGGAGGGGTCGAATCCGGAGGAGTTGAGGAAGACGGGTTCCGACCAGGGGCCTTCGATCGAGTCGGCGGTGATCAGGTAGTTGTCGACGTCCTTGTACGGGGAGCCGACGGTCCTGACGATGCTGTAGATCAGCCAGAACCGCCCGTCGTGGAAGGACAGCGAGGGCGCCCAGACGCCGCCGGAGTCCGGTATCCCGCGCAGGTCGAGCGCCTCGGCGCGGTCCAGGAGGTGTCCGGCGTGTTCCCAGTGGACCAGATCGGTCGAGCGGTGCACCGGGACCCCGGGGAACCACTCGAAGGTGGAGGTGGCGATGTAGTACTCCGCCCCGACGCGCACGATGCTGGGGTCCGGGTGGAAGCCGGGCAGCACGGGGTTGTGGAGGTGACGGTCCGAGGTCATACCGGTCCTTTTCTGTCCGGGCGCCCGCTCGCACGGATCGGGGCCGCCGCTTGCCCCCACAATCTAGAAACCGATTGCTATCGCGGTCAACGGTTCGGCCATCGTTTCAGAAACCGGTTTCTGACCATGGCCCCATCGCAGTGGCGCCTACCGCCCGGCCAACTGAATTTCCCCTGCCCAAGGGGGCGACGTGGCCGGACGCTTCACCTACTCTGCATAGAAAACGTCACCTGTACGGCCGGGTTCCACCGCGATCCGGCCGGGCTCGCCCCCGAAGGGATACCCCATCCGTGCCCAGCGACCGTTTCGACCACGCCTCTCTCGACTACGTCGAAAGCCACGCACCGGGCCAGGGGCGGCTCGCCCCCCGGGCCCGGTACACGTCGGATGCCATGGCCCTGGACCTGGACGGCGACTGGCGCTTCAGGCTCGCGCCCGCCGCGCACGCGCTCACCCCCGGATTCGAGGCCCCCGGGCACGACGACACCGGGTGGGAGCTGATCGGCGTACCGTCGAGCTGGCAGATGCGTGAGGTGGCGGACGCCCCCCGCTTCGGCGCCCCCGCCTACACCAACCAGATCTTCCCCTTCCCGGTCGACCCGCCCCGCGTCCCCGACGCCAACCCCACCGGCGAGTACCGCCGGGAGTTCGCCCTGCCCGAGCGGTGGCCGGACACCGGGCGCGCCGTGCTGCGCTTCGAGGGCGTCGACTCGGCCTTCGCCGTCTTCCTCAACGGTGTCGCGCTCGGCGACGGCAAGGGCAGCCGGCTGCCCACCGAGTTCGACGCCACCGAGGCGCTGCGGCCCGGCCGCAACGTCCTGGCCGTACGGGTCCACCAGTGGTCGGCGGGCAGCTATCTGGAGGACCAGGACATGTGGTGGATGTCCGGGATCTTCCGCTCCGTCGGTCTGCTGCACCGGCCGCTCGACGGCGTGGGCGATCTGTTCGTCCACGCCGACTACGACCACACGCGCGGCGAGGGCGTCCTGCGGGTGGACGCCGAGGCGTCCGGCCGGATCACGGTGGCCGAACTCGGTCTCGACCTCGCCGTCGGCGAGCAGGCGCGCGTCCCCGTCGAACCGTGGACCGCCGAGACGCCCCGGCTGTACGACGCGGAGCTGACCACGGCGGGCGAGCGCGTGCGGCTGCGCGTCGGGTTCCGTACGGTCGTGGTCCAGGAAGGGCTCCTCAAGGTCAACGGCACACCGATCCTGCTGCGCGGGGTGAACCGGCACGAGTGGGACCCGGACACCGGACGCACCCTGAGCGTGGAGACGATGCGCCACGACATCGAGCTGATGAAGCGGCACAACATCAACGCGGTGCGCACCAGCCACTATCCGCCGGACTCCCGGTTCCTCGACCTCTGCGACGAGCTGGGCCTGTGGGTGGTCGACGAGTGCGATCTGGAGACGCACGGCTTCTTCCTGACCGGCTGGCGGGACAACCCCAGCGCCGACCCCCGGTGGCGGGAGGCGTATCTCGACCGGATGAGCCGGATGGTCGAGCGCGACAAGAACCACGCCAGCGTCATCATGTGGTCGCTGGGCAACGAGGCCGGGACCGGGGACAATCTGCGGGCCATGGCCGACTGGTCGCACGAGCGCGACCCGGGGCGTCCGGTGCACTACGAGGGCGACTGGGACAGCGGCTACGTCGACGTGTACAGCAGGATGTACGCCGACCACGAGGAGACCGACCGGATCGGCCGCCGCGCCGAGGAGCCCACGAACGACCCGGCGCTCGACGAGCACCGCCGCGCTCTGCCGTTCATCCTGTGCGAGTACGCGCACGCCATGGGCAACGGACCGGGCGGACTGACCGAGTACCAGCGGCTGTTCGAGCAGCATCCCCGGCTCCAGGGCGGCTTCGTCTGGGAGTGGATCGACCACGGCATCCGGCGCCGCACCCCGGACGGCCGGGAGTTCTTCGCGTACGGCGGGGACTTCGGCGAGGTGGTCCACGACGGCAACTTCGTGGCCGACGGGCTGGTCTTCCCCGACCGTACGCCCTCCCCCGGGCTGCACGAGTTCAAGAAGGTCGTCGAGCCGGTGACGGTACGGATCGATCCGCACGCCCGCACCGTCTCGGTGCGCAGCACGCTGGACTTCGCGGACACCGGGAACCTGCGCTTCCACTGGCGGCTGGAGGACGAGGGTGCCGCGCGCGCCGAGGGTGAACTGGGCGTGCCCGTCGTGGGACCCGGCGGTACGGCCGTAGTGCCCTGGCCAGCGGAGCTGGCCGGGGCGAGCGGCGCGGAGGCGGCCGGGGAGCGGTGGCTGACGGTCAGCGCGCGGCTCGCCAAGGACGAGGCGTGGGCGCCCGCCGACCACGAAGTGGCCTGGGGACAGGCGCTCCTGACGCCGGCGGCGCCCGCGCCGGCGCCCGGCCGGAGCGCGCGCCCGACCGAGCGGGAGGCCCTGATCACCCTGGGCGAGGGCGTCTTCGACGCGTGGACGGGACGTCTCGTACGGATCGGGGACCTGCCCGTCGAGGGCCCGCGGCTGGACCTGTGGCGCGCTCCCACGGACAACGACCTGCGCGGCTGGAAGGGTTCGGTCGCCGATCAGTGGCGGCAGGCGGGTCTCGACCGGCTGGAGCACAAGGTGCTCTCCGTCGGGACCGGCGACGAGGGGCTGACCGTGACCACCCGGGTGGCCGCCGCCGGCACCGACGCCGCCATGACGGCGGTCTACCGCTGGAGCGCGCCCGAGGACCGGCCGGGGACGCTGCGGCTGACGCTGGAGGTCCGGCCGGTCGGCTCCTGGGACCTGCCGCTGCCGCGCCTGGGGCTGCGCGCCGCCGTACCGGGGACGCTGGACACGGTCGGCTGGTTCGGCGGCGGACCGTACGAGGCGTATCCCGACACCCGCGCCGCCGCCAGGATCGGCCGGTTCACGGCGCGGCTGGACGACCTCCAGACCCCGTATCTCTTCCCTCAGGAGAACGGCAGCAGGACCGATGTCCGCTGGGCGCTGCTGACGGACCGGGCGGGCGGCGCGGGGCTGCGGATCAGCGGGCCGGTACCGTTCGCCCTCACCGCGCGCCCGTGGACCAGCGAGGACCTGGACGCGGCGCGCCACCCCACGGATCTGGTGCGCCGTGACACCGTCCAGCTGACGCTGGACGCCGCGCTCCAGGGCATCGGCAGCGCGTCGTGCGGCCCGGGGGTGCTGCCCGAGTACCGGCTGTTCGCCGGTCCCGCCACCTTCACCCTCGACTGGGAGACGGTCACGGACTGACCGGCGTCCCCGCGTACGCGTGCGGCCTCCCCGGAGCGTTTCCGGGGAGGCCGCACGTCGCGGGCGGGAGCCGCGTCAGCGCTTGATCTCCTTGATCCGCAGCATGCGCGTGATGACCTTGTCCAGCTCGTCGTCCTCGAAGACCTTCTTCCAGTCGTCCTTGACGATCGACTCACGGCCGTAGTCCATGGCGATCAGGCAGGCGTCCGAGAACGGGTTGTCGCCCTTGAGGGTGTTGGCGAGCGCGACCTGCGTGTGGCCGAGGAGCATCGCGCGGGCGGCGGCCTCCGGAACACCGACGGTGTGGACCGTCTCGTGCAGGGCCTCGGTGAGCAGCGCGCCGACCATGCAGGCGATCGTCTCGACGAGCGTGGGCTCCAGGACGGCGAGCTGCTTGACGGTCACCCAGTGCACGTCCACGACGGGCGCGTACATGGTGCGGATGACGGCCTCGGCCAGCTCCTGGACGGCCGGGTCCGGGCCCTCGAAGGAGGCGACGACCTCCTGGGGCGCGGCGATGCCGCCGAAGGTGTCCGCGTACTCCTCCTTGGTGGTGCGCTCCAGGAAGACCGAGGGGTGGCAGGGGTGCGCCACCGCGTTGTGCACGTCGTCGCGGCGGGTCAGCAGACCGGCGTAGGCGGCGGCGGGGTCGAGGGTGAGCAGCACCGCGCCGGGCTTGAGCAGCGGGACGAGCGCCTCGGAGACCTTGCCGAGGACGATGTCGGGCACGGCGAGGATGAGCACGTCGGCCTGGCCGGCGGCCTCCGCCGAGTCGGTCAGCTCGCGGCCGAGTCCGCGGATCAGCTCCTGGCCCTGGGGCGAGTTCTCGGAGAACAGCACCCGGAAGTCGCTCTTGACGAGGTTGTTGGAGACGCGCTGGCCCATCTTGCCAGCGGCGCCGATGACGGCGACGGTCTTGTTCTCGGTGGCCATTACTTGCTCCTCTGAAGTGTGCTGATGCAGTGCCGGGTCCACTGGTCCTCGATCCCGGCAGTGGTGTCGAATCCGTCGTCCTGCCAGGGAAGCCAGTGCTCGACGATCTGGTTGATGCCGCGCTGCTCCGGCCGTACGGTCTCCACCAGGTGGGCGTAGTCGAGGAGGCCCTCGCCGAGCGGGCAGCCGGCGTAGGTGAAGCCGACCCAGCCGTCCCTGCGGGTGAAGGCGAAGTCCTTGACGTGGATGTTGACGACGTACGGCGCGGTGGCGGCGACGACGTCCTTGGGGCGTTCCAGCCGGGCGACGCAGTTGCCGGGGTCGAGCACGACGCCCAGGTGGGGGCTGTCGACGGCGCGGACGGCGGTGAGCAGGTCGTCGGTGGCGACCTGCTCGTAGGTCTCCAGGCCGAGCGTGACTCCCCGGGCGGCGTATTCGGGGACGCTCGCGCGCAGCAGCTCCGTCGCCTCGGCGGCGTCGGGGCGGTGGTCGGCGGTGTTGAACATCGAGCGGACGAGGGTGACGCCGAGCTTGTCCGCGAGGTCGAGATAGGTGGCGAGGTGGTCCTGACGGATGCCGCGGGTGCCGAGTTCCAGGGCGATGTCCAGGTCCTCGGCGGTGCGGCGGATGTCCGCGAGGCGGGCGTCGCCGAAGGTCTCGATCAGCGGGTAGTCGCAGATCTGGAAGACGTCACCGCCCAGCTCCCGGGTGTTGTGGAGCATCTGCTCGACGGTGAGGGGCCGGGGCGCGCGGGAGGAGACGCGCCAGAAGTACGCGTAGGTGCTCAGTCCGTACGCCATCAGGCGTCCTCCTTCTCGGCGGCCCGGTCGCTCATCTCGTCGAGGATGCGCTCGACGGCGTGCGGGTCGTGGGCGAAACGCCCGAGGAACAGTCCGTCGACTCCGGGGCCGAGGCGGCCGAGGAGTCCGGGTCCCGCGCTGCCGCCGTAGATCACGCGGCTTCCGGCGTACCGCGGGCGCTCGGCGAGCCAGGCGCCGAGGGCCGCGCAGACGGTGCCGATGTGCTCCGGGGAGGCGGGTTCCGGTGCGCCGATGGCCCACTGGGGTTCGTAGGCGACGACGATCTCGCCGTCCGCTCCGCCGTCGTGCGCGGCGGTGGCCAGGACGCGGTCCAGCTCGGCGACGGTGCGTGCCGCGGCCTCGGCCGGGCCGACCCGGTCGAGTTCGCCGACGCAGAGCACGGGGGCGAGCCCGTTGCGCAGCGCGGCGGCGGTCTTGGCGGCGACCACCGTGTCCCCCTCGCCGAAGAGGCGGCGCCGCTCGGCGTGGCCGACCTCGGCGTAGGAGCAGCCGATCTCCTTGAGGTACGGGCCGGAGACCTCGCCGGTGAAGGGTCCCCGGTCGTCCGTGGCGAGGTCCTGTGCGCCGAACCGTACGCCCGTACCGGCGAGGACGGAGCCGAGCGGGACGATCGCGGGGAACGCGGGCAGCACGAACACCTCGGTGAGGCCACCGGTGACGGCCGGGTGCCCGGCGGCGATCTCACCGATGCGGCGCGCCCAGTTGAGGGTCTCGTGATGTCCGAAGTACATCTTCAGGCTCACCCCGAGCAGGGTGGGAGCAGACATCAGGCGGCGGCTTCCTCGTCGGTCTCGTAGTCGTTCATCAGCTGGACCTTGGCGGCGGAGGCGGAGGACTCGTCGAAGCGGTAGGTCAGCCACTCGGCGGCCAGCCTGCGGGCCAGCTCCACGCCGACGACGCGCTGTCCGAAGGTGAGGACCTGGGCGTTGTTGGAGAGGACCGCCCGCTCGACGGAGAAGGAGTCGTGGGCGGTGACGGCCCTGATCCCCTTGACCTTGTTGGCGGCGATCGCCACGCCGAGGCCGGTTCCGCAGACGAGCAGGGCGCGGTCGGCCTCGCCGCGCGCGACCATCTCGGCGGCGGCGATGGCGATGGTCGGGTAGGCGGTGTGGCCGTCGGCGTCCACGCCGACATCCGTGACGGAGGCGACCAGTTCGTTCGCGCCCAGGTCCTTCTTGAGTATTTCCTTGTAGTCGTAGCCGGCGTCGTCCGAGCCGACGACGATCCGCAGCTTGTCGCTCATGGGGGGTGCTCCTCGGTGGGTGGGTGTCAGTGGCCGGTGGGCGCGGCAAGTACGCCGTGCACGGCGCGGACGATCAGGGCCAGGGAGTGGGCGCCGGCGTCCGGGGTGCCCAGGGACCGTTCGACGTGCGGCCGGGCGCGGCCGATGCGCGGTACGAGGTCGGCGGTGGCCTTCGCCGCGGCCTCGGCGGCGGTGGCGGCGCGGTCCCAGGCCGGGGCGAGGGCCGCACCTTCGGCGGTGGCGGTGGCGAGGGTCTCGGCGAAGGGGACGAGGACGTCGACCATCGTCTTGTCGCCGACCTCGGCGCCGCCGAGCCGCCGTACGGCGGCGGACGCCTCGCCGACACCGTCGGAGACGGTGCGGGCGGTGGGCTTGTCGGTGTCGCCGAGCGCGGCGGCGACGGCGTTCAGGAGCACTCCCCACAGCGCGCCGGAGGTGCCGCCCGCCCGGTCGGACCAGGCGTCGGCGGCGGCGCCGACGGTCGTACCGGCGCCGGCGCCGGCCTCGACGGCCCCGACGGCGGCGCGGTGGGCGGCCCCGGAGCCGCGGCTCATGCCGATGCCGTGGTCGCCGTCCCCGGCGACGGCGTCGATCCGGCCGAGTTCCTCGGCGTTCTCCTCGACCGTGTCGCGGATCGCCGTCAGCGCGGCGAGCGCGGTGCGGGCGGCCGTGCGGGAGGCGTCGGTGGCGGCGGGTACGGCCTCGGCCGCCTCCTCGGTCTGCTCGGCGGCGCCGGCCCGGCCGGCGCTCGCGCGGGCCTCGCCCTTGCGGTAGGCGGGGGTGTCGGCCCCGGCGGTCCACAGGGTTTCGAGTTCCTCGTCGAGCCAGCACAGGGTGAGTGACACACCGGCCATGTCGAAGCTGGTGACCAGTTCGCCGACCTCGGGGTCGACCGTCTCGACGCCCGCCTCGGACAGCAGTTGGGCGACCTGCCGGTAGACGACGAAGAGTTCCTCGTACTTGACGTTGCCGAGGCCGTTGAGGATGACGGCGGCGCGCTGTCCGCTCGCCCCGTTCACGCCCTCGGGCAGTTCGGCCAGCAGGGAGGAGACCAGCAGTTCGGCGGCCTCGTCGGCGCTGGGCACCTCGCTCTCGCCGATCCCGGGCTCGCCGTGGATACCGAGGCCGACGGCCATCCGGCCCTCGGGCACGGTGAACAGCGGGTGGTCGGCGCCGGGGAGCGTACATCCGCTGAAGGCGATCCCGAAGGAGCGGGTGCGGGCGTTGGCGTGCCGGGCGACCCGTACCACTTCCTCCAGGGAGCGGCCCTCTTCCGCCGCCGCGGCGGCGGCCTTGAACACCGGGAGGTCACCGGCGATACCGCGCCGCTTGTCCAGGTCCTCGGCGCTCGCGCTGGAGATGTCGTCGGTGACCGCGACACAGCGGGTCTCGACGCCCTCCGCGTTCAGCTGCTCGGCCGCCTGCCCGAAGTGCAGCACGTCGCCCGCGTAGTTGCCGTACATCAGCAGCACGCCGCCGCCGGTGTGGGCGCTCTTCGCGACGGTACGGATCTGCCGGGCGGACGGCGAGGCGAAGACGTTGCCGACGGCCGCGCCGTGGGCGAGGCCGGGGCCGACCAGCCCGGAGAAGGCCGGGTAGTGGCCCGATCCGCCGCCGATCACGACGGCGACCTGCCCGGGGGCGGCCGGTACGGACCGTACGACACCGCCGGACACCGGCCGCACCCAGCGGCGGTGGGCCAGGGCGAAGCCCTCCAGCGCCTCGTCGGCGAAGGCGGCGGGGTCGTTGAACAAGCGGGTCATCTCAGTGCACCTCAAGAAGCGGCTGGTCCGCGGGGTCGGAGGGGTCGGCGGGCCGGCGCCTGGCAAGGACCACCATGAGCACCGCGGACAGCAGCATGAAGCCGCCCACGACGAACATGGAGAGGGTGTAGCTGCCGCTGAAGTCCTTCAGCCAGCCCGTGATGTAGCCGGCGGCGAAGCCCGCGATGTTGCCGGCCGTGTTGATCAGCGCGATGCCCGCGGCGGCGGCGGCACCGGTCAGGAACCGGGAGGGGATCGACCAGAAGACGGGCAGCGCGGCGAAGATCGAGCACGCCGTCACGGTGATCACGGCGATGGTCGCGGCCGGTGAGTCCATGTAGAGGGCGAGCGGGATCGAGATACCGCCGATGACGGCGGGGCCCGCGACGTGCCAGGTCCGCGTTCCGTGCCGGGTCGCGTTCCGCGACCAGAAGAAGAGGACGACGGCTGCCGGGAGATAGGGGATGGCGGTGATCAGCGCCTTGTCCATCACGCTGAACGACGTGCCGAAGCTCTCCTGGAAGCCCTCGATGATCGTCGGCAGGAAGAAGGCGAGCGCGTACAGGCCGTAGATGAATCCGAAGTAGACCATCGCGAGGACCCAGACCCGGCCGCTGCGGAAGGCTTCCTTCAGCGCCTCGCGGCCGTGGCTGCTCTCCGTGCTGCCCGTCTTGGTGGCGTTCTCGGCGGCCAGCTCGGAGGTCAGCCACTCCTTCTCGGCGGCGTTCAGCCACTTGGCGTCGGCGGGACGGTCGATCAGGTAGAACCAGGCGACGACGCCCAGGAGGATCGCGGGGATCGACACGAACAGGAACATCACGCGCCAGCCCTCAAGGCCGAACAGTCCGTGGTGGCCGATCAGCCAGCCGGCGAGCGGGGCTCCGATGACGGTGGTGAGCGGCTGCGCGAGGTAGAAGAGGGCGAGCACCTTCGTACGGTGCCGGGTGGGCACCCACTGGCTCAGGAAGAGGATCGCGCCCGGGAAGAAGCCCGCCTCGGCGACACCGAGCAGGAAGCGCAGGCCGTACAGCTGTTCGCTGCTCTGCACCCAGGTGAACAGCAGGGACACGATGCCCCAGGTCACCATGATCCTGGCGAGCCAGCGGCGGGCGCCGAAGCGGTGCAGCGCCATGTTGCTGGGGACTTCGAGAACGATGTATCCGATGAAGAAGACCCCGGAGGCGAATCCGAACTGCGCCGCTGTGAGCGCCAGGTCCTGCCCCATGCCGTTCGGCTCCGCGAAGGAGACGGCGGTGCGGTCCAGATAGTTCACGAAGAACATCAGGGCCACGAAGGGGACGAGCCGGATCGAGACCTTCCTGATGGCTGATCTCTCCACGGCGGATGGAGGCGCGGCGGTGGCACCCATGGTGACTCCCTCGGCTGCGCCGGACAGCTCTGTCCGGACTCGGGTCATAGTCGGCAGCGATCGTGGCGCGAAGAGAGCGGCACCCGCTCGACCGGCTGATGTGTCTTCAACGTAACCCCCAGAAGAAAATTGGTCACCAATTGACCAATGTGGCGAGGGTCACTCTTTATGTGACCTGGATCTCTCTTGACAACAACGTCCGACGGCCGAGAATGGGACGACTCAGGACGTCCCTGAACAGCGGGAACACCCATCTGGTGTACTGGTGACCGTGACCAGTCAGCCCGATCAGCCCGCGTCCGCCTCGCCGGAT
It encodes the following:
- a CDS encoding dihydroxyacetone kinase family protein, with protein sequence MTRLFNDPAAFADEALEGFALAHRRWVRPVSGGVVRSVPAAPGQVAVVIGGGSGHYPAFSGLVGPGLAHGAAVGNVFASPSARQIRTVAKSAHTGGGVLLMYGNYAGDVLHFGQAAEQLNAEGVETRCVAVTDDISSASAEDLDKRRGIAGDLPVFKAAAAAAEEGRSLEEVVRVARHANARTRSFGIAFSGCTLPGADHPLFTVPEGRMAVGLGIHGEPGIGESEVPSADEAAELLVSSLLAELPEGVNGASGQRAAVILNGLGNVKYEELFVVYRQVAQLLSEAGVETVDPEVGELVTSFDMAGVSLTLCWLDEELETLWTAGADTPAYRKGEARASAGRAGAAEQTEEAAEAVPAATDASRTAARTALAALTAIRDTVEENAEELGRIDAVAGDGDHGIGMSRGSGAAHRAAVGAVEAGAGAGTTVGAAADAWSDRAGGTSGALWGVLLNAVAAALGDTDKPTARTVSDGVGEASAAVRRLGGAEVGDKTMVDVLVPFAETLATATAEGAALAPAWDRAATAAEAAAKATADLVPRIGRARPHVERSLGTPDAGAHSLALIVRAVHGVLAAPTGH
- a CDS encoding MFS transporter, yielding MGATAAPPSAVERSAIRKVSIRLVPFVALMFFVNYLDRTAVSFAEPNGMGQDLALTAAQFGFASGVFFIGYIVLEVPSNMALHRFGARRWLARIMVTWGIVSLLFTWVQSSEQLYGLRFLLGVAEAGFFPGAILFLSQWVPTRHRTKVLALFYLAQPLTTVIGAPLAGWLIGHHGLFGLEGWRVMFLFVSIPAILLGVVAWFYLIDRPADAKWLNAAEKEWLTSELAAENATKTGSTESSHGREALKEAFRSGRVWVLAMVYFGFIYGLYALAFFLPTIIEGFQESFGTSFSVMDKALITAIPYLPAAVVLFFWSRNATRHGTRTWHVAGPAVIGGISIPLALYMDSPAATIAVITVTACSIFAALPVFWSIPSRFLTGAAAAAGIALINTAGNIAGFAAGYITGWLKDFSGSYTLSMFVVGGFMLLSAVLMVVLARRRPADPSDPADQPLLEVH